Below is a window of Mucilaginibacter ginkgonis DNA.
CTGTGGCCAGTTCTTTATAAATATTTTGCAGCGATTTAGGTATGGCAACCCCATGCTGAACAGAAAAAGAAAGTCCGTGTGCCTGGTGTGGTCCATGGTACGGATCCTGGCCAAGTATTACAACTTCAACCTTGTCAAACGGGGTAGAGTTGAAGGCGTTAAAGATATCTTTGTTTTTTGGGTAGATGATCTGCCCCTTGTCTTTCTCTGTTTTCAAGAACTCGCGCAGTTTTACCATGTATGGTTTTTCAAACTCGGGTTGTAAAACTTTAAGCCATGATGGCTCCAGGTCTATCGCCATAAAAAGTGATTATACTTTGGTTAAACGTGCAAATAAACAGATATTTGCGCCGTATAATTATAAAACAAAAATGTCAAATATTGTTCGGCTGATATTAGCCTGTGTGATAATGGGTGCCGCGGTTACCCTATGCGGATTTGGATTTTGGGGATGGGGAATTTTAGTGTTATTTATAGGCGCCATTGTGCTGTTCTCGTTCTTTATAAATGAGAATATGATCATTGCGCAATTCTACCTGCGTAAAGAAAAAACGGTGGAAGCACAAACCTGGCTAAACAAGATCACCGATTACGAAAAGCAATTGCACAAGAACCAATATGGTTATTACAACTTACTTCTAGGATTGATGGAGTCGCGTACGGCACCAATGAAATCTGAGAAATATTTTAAAAAGGCGTTGTCATTAGGAATGCGCATGTCGCATAATACCGCATTGGCAAAACTTAGCCTGGCGGGTATATCAATGGCTAAGCGCAACAAGCGCGAAGCGCAGCAATATCTTGCCGAAGCCACAAAAGACGATAAAAACAAATTACTGGCCGATCAGATAAAAATGATGAAATCTCAACTTGGCCAAATGGATAAACAAGTACAGCGCGGATACCGGAATTACTAACCCCTTAGTCCCCTAAAGGGGAAACCAACTATCGTACTCCTCTCAGAGATGGGGTGAGGTTTATTTCTCGTACAACGAATCAAATTCGTCAGGGGCGGAAGACGATGAATGCCTTTGAGACGGAGAAATATGCCTGTCTGGGATGATGAACTCATCTTCAGACGGGTCGGCCATCTCAACCTGCTTAAGCAAGCTGCGTATAAAAGAAAGCCCGAACTTCTTACGGTCAAGCTTTATTAAAAATTCTTGTTCTGTTATTTCTAAGGTCATGTGTTCGTACTTAAAGTCGTTTTCCATAAAGTTCAAACATTGAAATAAATAAAAAGTTATCGCCGCTTTAAGTTTTGGTTAAGAAACTCTTGTTCTCAGTTGTCATTCCGAGCCTGCGAGGAATCTTATCAAAGAACAGGGAAATAGCAGCGTCGTGTCATGCTGAGGCTCTCGAAGCATAAACGGCGCAAAATGGTAATTGTATTGTGGGATGCCGAAGCAATCTCATCGTATTATCGTTTGATTTTTGGCGTTACCCTCGCTTCACTCGGGTCGGCCATCCGCTGTATCTGCTTCGCAGGATGCCGCTTCTGTCCCTAACGCGAGTATCATCCCGTGGTAACGCTTACTGACCAAGCAATTTTAGAGACCATTCTACAAAGAAATTGTCATTCAGAGTGCAGCGAAGAATCTTATCAAAGCGTTATTAAAAACTGAATCAGATACTTCACTTCGTTCAAGATGACAAAAAAATTGATGGTCGTTTTCTAGGCGAACCAGGACATCACGCTGTCCTTATCAGGCATGGCAATGTCCAGCTTCAACTTTTTACGCATACCGCCCAGATCGTTGAATACCTTGTTGGGATTGGCTGCTTTTAACTCCTCGGGAGTATTGAAGCCCATTTTGTTTACCACAGGCACCCATTCGGCAGGAACGCCGATGGCTATAAAATCATCAGCAGAAATTACTTTAGCTTTCTTTTCGGGGCGCATTTGCGGGAAGAATAATACTTCCTGTATGGTATGCTGATTGGTTAGCAGCATCACCAGGCGGTCAATACCAATGCCCAGGCCCGATGTTGGCGGCATGCCGTATTCCAAAGCACGGAGGAAATCTTCGTCCATCGCCATAGCCTCTTCATCACCACGGCCGGCCAATAATAACTGGTCTTCCAGGCGCTGGCGCTGATCCAGCGGGTCATTTAATTCAGAGTAGGCATTACCTATTTCTTTACCATTTACAAACAACTCGAAACGTTCTACCAAGCCTTCTTTTGTACGGTGCTTCTTGGCAAGCGGTGTCATTTCGACCGGGTAGTCGGTTATGTATGTTGGCTGTATCAGGTTGGCTTCTACTTTAGCGCTGAAGATCTCGTCTATCAGTTTGCCTTTACCCATGCTGGCATCTACCTCTATGGCCAAATCACGGCAGGTTTGGCGCAGGGCGGCCTCATCCATTTGCGATACGTCTATATCTGTATACTTCAGGATCGAATCATACATAGACAAACGCTCATACGGCCCTGCAAAGTTGATCTCTTTATCACCAACCGTTGCCAGTGCGCTGCCGTTTACGGCTATGGCCACACGTTCCAGGCATTGCTCTACCATTTCCATCATCCATACATAGTCTTTGTAGGCTACGTATATTTCCATCGAAGTAAACTCAGGATTGTGGGTGCGGTCCATACCCTCATTGCGGAACATTTTGCCAAACTCGTACACGCCGTCAAAGCCGGCTACGATCAAACGTTTAAGGTATAACTCGTTGGCAATGCGCAGATACAGCGGCATATCCAGCGTATTGTGGTGCGTATTGAACGGTCTTGCGGCAGCACCACCATGAACAGCTTGCAGTATAGGGGTTTCCACCTCGAACCAGCCTTGTTCATTAAAGTAATCGCGCATGGCGCTTATTACCTTTGTGCGTTTGATAAATATTTCTTTAAAGTCCGGGTTGACGGTCAGGTCGACATAGCGCTGGCGGTAACGCAATTCGGGGTCGGTAAAGCCATCATAGATATTGCCGTCCTCATCGCGTTTTACAACCGGCAATGGTTTAAGCGATTTGGCCAGAACGGAAAGCTCTTGCGTGTGTACGGATATTTCGCCGGTTTGAGTAAGAAATACAAAGCCTTTAACGCCAACATAATCGCCGATATCTAATAGCTTTTTGAAAACAGTATTATAAAGCGTTTTATCGTCGCCGGGGCAAATATCATCGCGCTTGATGTATACCTGCACGCGGCCGGTTGAGTCTTGCAATTCAAAGAAAGAAGCGTTACCCATAATTCGGCGCATCATGATACGGCCGGCTATCTGCACCTGCTGATAAGCATCGGGTTTGCTGTTAAAATTATCTTTAATATCCTTCGCCCAGGCATTAACGGCATAAGCTTCGGCGGGGTAAGGCTCGATACCCAGTCCGCGCAATTGCTGTAAAGATTCGCGACGTATAATTTCCTGTTCTGATAAGGCTGCAATACTCATAAAAAACGCTCAAATTTAAGAGGGCAAAAATAGCGTTTTTTGCCGTTCCATTAAGCCGAATTTTTACTGCCGTAAAAGCGTAGGTGTCACATGTTACACTTTCTCTACAAATACAGACTTTTAAGTATCTGATAGTAAAATGTCAGCTGTATAAATGGTTGATTATCAATCACGCACGATCCTGTTAGTGTAACACAACCGCCAAAAAATTTACGAAAAGTGTCACACATTGTCACAGGGTGAAACACTGGCATGAAAATGTCAGTACGCTGATAAACAGGCGGTTACAATAAAGTAAGACTTCTGGCATTTAATATTCTTATTAATGGCGAGACAACGTTAATACACTTTCTTTTCACTGCCGAAGTAATATTTATTGGCGATGATGGCTACGGGTATACCAATGCAGATCACTAACGCGCCAAGTCCGGTTAGTATGCCGTAAGCGGTCATACCGCCTTTAGGCTTGGGTGTGTTACTCATCGGCACAATGATGAAGTTCATGATGAGCCACGTGAATAAGCCGAAGACAAATCCGGTTAGCACCGTATTCTTAAGTATTTTCTTAAAAGTTGGGAACAGTATAAACCAGGTTGCCACCCACACGTAAGCGATAAGGTAATGAAACAACAGCCCGAACCAGATCATGTGGTTGCCGGCAAAAAACGCTGCCTTACCATAAATGCCGCTGGCAATGTACCTGCAGATGCGCACAAGGGTTTCATGAAAGCTGAGCCAGAAGCTTGTGCCTGCTTTGATCTTAACGTTAAGCAATATGGCCGAAAGCATATCAAGGGTACCGGCTATTATAAAAGCAATAAAGAGCGACCTGTAATAGTTTAATCGGCGCATAGTAAATTAATTTGGGAATAATTGGTGCGATAAATATAAAGGGAAAAAGTGCTTACTGCAAGCAAATTACATGCTCAGTACCCGCTCGCCTTCTATCTTTTTCTGCAATTCCAATACAGCACCTATGAGCGCCTCGGGCCTTGGGGGGCAGCCCTGCACGTAAACATCAACCGGTATAACACGGTCAACACCTTTAACTACATGATAGCCGTGCTGCCAGTAAGGGCCGCCGCAATTAGAGCATGAGCCCATCGAGATCACATACTTTGGCTCGGGCATTTGCTCATACAGGCGCTTAATACGCTCGGCCATTTTAAAGGTAACCGTGCCCGCGATGATGATCACGTCTGCCTGGCGCGCAGAAGGGCGGGGGAACACGCCAAAGCGCTCAAAATCGTATGTCGAAGCATATGAACCCATCATTTCTATAGCGCAGCAGGCAATGCCAAAACTTAAAGGCCATAATGAAGACATGCGCGCCCAATTGAGCAGATCGTCAAACTTGGTCATCACCACACCGCCATCGCCTGTCATTCCCTGGTTCATTCTTGCGCTTTCTTAAATATAGGTTTAAAACGTGGGGCGGCTGTAGTTGTTGCAGGGGCAGTAGCAGTAGCAGCAGTCGCAGTAGCAGCCGCAGTGGCACTTGCAGTAGCAGTCGCAGTGGCAGTTGCAGTTGCAGTAGGTTCAAGGGTAAACTCCCTGACTTTGTATTGCTGCCGGTTTAAATTTTCGTAGGCAGATAAAGGGATCTTCACGTCCGTTGTTAAGGTTCGCACTTCGGGTTTTATCCACTCCAGATCGCCTTTTACCCAAACATAAGCCAGTCCCAAGATAAGTATCCCGACAAAGATGAACATCTCAATCATCGTAACTGTCGACCAGCGCGCGTCCGCCGCTATCAATTTCTTATCGGCAAAAACCGTAGCCCATGGAAAGATGAAAACCATCTCAACATCGAACAATAAAAATATCAAAGCGATGACATAAAAGCGCGAGTTAAATGGCAACCAGGCGCTCCCTGTGGGTTCTTCGCCGCACTCGTAAGAGGTCAATTTCTCGGGCGTTGGTTTATTGGGGGCAATCAGTTTATTAACACCAAAGGCTGCGCCAACCATTACGGCACCCGTAATTAGAAAGATAAATATCTTTCCAAATTCTGATATTTGCGCAACCTGGCCCATGGCTCCAAATTTAACAAAAGAAACACAGTTCGATGCTATTATTATAGGTGCAGGTGCGTGCGGACTAATGTGCGCGGTGCAAGCCGGATTCTTAGGCAAGCGGACACTCATTTTAGAACATAATGACAAACCGGGCGCCAAAATATTGATCAGCGGCGGCGGGCGGTGTAATTACACCAACCTTTACACATCGCCAGATCAGTTCATATCTCAAAATCCGCACTTCTGCAAGTCAGCCTTTTCTCAATGGACGGTTGATGATTCCATTGCTTTCTTCGAAACGTATGGCATTACCGGCGCCGAAAAAACTTTAGGCCAGTTATTCCCTGAGGGCGGTAAGGCTAAGGATGTGGTGAAGGTTTTTACAGATCTGCTGACGAACCTGGGGCAGGAAATGTGGCTCAACGCAAAAGTGTTGGATATTGACACAAACGCCGATGGTGGATTTGCTGTCAGCTACGAACGTTACGGCAAGCAGCAAAGCATTACCGCGCCAAGTGTGGTTGTCGCCTCCGGCGGATTGCCCATCAGCAAGCTAGGGGCAACCGATTTTGGTATGCGCGTAGCGCGGAAGTTTGGATTAAAGGTGACCGAAACAGCGCCTGCACTAGTGCCGCTTACTATTACCGGGAAAGACCTGCCCTGGTACGGGCAGCTATCCGGCAGCAGCATTTTTTGCAGGGTGTGGAACGATAAGGCAAGCTTCGAAGAAAATATTTTGTTTACGCACTGGGGTTTAAGCGGGCCGGCTATTCTGCAAATATCGTCTTACTGGAAGCCGGGCGAATCGATATTTATTGACATGCTGCCCGACCGGAATATCACGGAGCTGATTACCACGGAAGCGCAAGTAAATGGCAAGCAATTATTGCAAACATTGCTGGCAGGATTATATACCAAGAAATTTGCTGAGGCCCTGGCCGACCGCTTACCTATTCACAAAACGCTGGGCAGTTTAAGCAAGGCCGATTTGGAAACCATCGACAATTTGTTACATCATTTTAAGGTTTTGGCAGCAGGTCATAAAGGTTATGACAAAGCCGAAGTAATGCGCGGAGGGGTTTCTACAGACGAACTATCGTCTAAAACCCTTGAAGCTAAAAATATACCCGGGCTATTTTTTGGCGGCGAATGCGTTGACGTAACCGGCTGGCTGGGCGGTTACAATTTTCAATGGGCCTGGGCCAGCGGCTTCGTTATCGCGCAAAATATTTAGGGCATTTTCACCGATACGTCATTGCGAGGAGCAAAGCGACGCGGCAATCTTATAGGACAATCCCAAAGATTTTATGCTAAGTCCCGATAGCTATCGGGAGCTTCGTGCCTCGCAATGACAATCTTGAATTTAACCTACACGAAAACTAAAAATATGTCATTCTGAGCGTTGCGAATCCCGATCCCTATCGGGATTATTCAGAACTGCATTTACGCATAAGATCCTTCGCTATGCTCAGGATGACAAAGATTGATAAGCTAGCATACCCTTTCTCTCCTTCAGTAAGGTACGAATAACTATCGGACTCCCCGAAGGAGGGCTAACCGACATTATAAAGTTTTGCAAGCACCCTCTCCTTTGGAGAGGGGTTGGGGTGAGGCTCTACCATATCCTCACCCTTTGATCAGGCGCTTTGTAGTTTTTATCACCCGGTTTCACGTCAAATGCTTTGTAAAACGGCTCGAAGTTCATGATCGGTCCGTTTACGCGCCACATGGCCGGAGAGTGCGGGTTGGTATTGGTGTAAGTGCGCAAGAAGGCGTCGCGTGTTTTAACACGCCAGATGCGGGCTATGGATAAAAAGAAGCGCTGGTCCGGGGTATAACCATCTATCTTTTCATTGCTTTTCCCTTCGGGTGTCATTTTAAATGCATCGTACGCTATGGCTATGCCGCCATTGTCTGCTGTATTTTCGCCAAGTGTAAGCGGGCCTTTAACATGCACAGTATCTAACACGGTGAAAGAGCTGTATAACGTAGAGAGCTGCGCGGTCTTAGCCCTGAACTTTTGATAATCTTCTTTCGTCCACCAGCTTTTTACGTTGCCTTCTTTGTCAAATTGCGCGCCCTGGTCATCAAAGGCATGTGTCATTTCATGGCCTATCACCATGCCTATACCGCCGTAATTGATGGCGTCGTCAGCATTAAAGTCAAAATATGGATACTGTAAAATACCTGCCGGAAAAACTATCTCATTTGCAGACGGGCTGTAATATGCCGTAACCGTTGACGGTGTGGTATGCCACTCTGTTTTATCAACCGGCTTGTTCAGTTTGGCAAGGCGATATTGATAATCATTACGGTTAATGGCCAATATGTTTTCGAAATATATGGTGCGGCTAATGCTAACCTGGTCATAATTGCGCCAAACGTCAGGGTAACCTATTTTCTTGGTGATAGCATATAGCTTTTCTACGGCTTTTTGCTTGGTGCTGTCGCTCATCCAATCCAGGTTTTTGATCCTGTTCTCGAAAGACTTTTGCAGATTGTTCACCAGGTCGAGCACTCGTTTTTTGGCTCCCTCGTTGAAATAACGTTTTACGTAAAGCTGCCCCAATGCCTGGCCCAGGTAGCCATCGACATTTTCTGTCATGATCTGCCTGCGCGATTTCTGTACGCTTTGGCCCGAAAGTAATTTACTAAATTCGAACGAAGCATCCACGAAAGGCTGGCTCAATTCGTCCGCGTAATTTGCCAGTGTGCGTGCTTTCAAATAAAGCTTCCAATCGTTTAAATACACGGTCTTTAGTTGCTTGTTTAAATTCTCGTAATATGCAGGCTGGCCCACATCTATAGAATCGGCAGCGGCACCAAGATTGGCCATAAGCGCTTTCCAGCCAATATTTGGCTCACTCGCATTTAAAGCGGCAATAGACAGTTTATTATAGTTACCCTTAACATCGCGCAGTTCGATGTTCGATTTGTGCGATACTGCGTTTTGCTTTTCGATGTTGTAAACAACCTCCGCCTCCTTAGCAGCGGTTGCCGCGTTTGCCCCGGTAAGTTCGAACAGCGTAGCGATATATTTTTTATATGCTTGCTGGATGTGCAGGGTTGGCGAGTCGGTTTTAAAGTAATAACCTTTTTCGGGCAGGCTTGTGCCGCTTTGGTAGGCGTGCGCTATGTTGATACTGCTGTTTTTATCGTCGGGCGATACACTGAAACCTATAAGCGAGTGGTTACCCGATTTCATTTCCGTCGCGATAAATTTCATCATCGAAGGAATGCTGTTTATAGCGTCTATCCGGGCCAATACTGGTTTTACCGGTTCATACCCACGGCGGTTAACGGTAGCCATGTCCATCCCCGAAGCATAGAAGTCGCCAACCTTTTGCTCGATGCTGCCCGAAGTGTTTGTGCTCTTAGAGACGCTGTCGAGGATGTTTTGCAAAAGCCTGCGCTGCGGAATGTTCATAAAGCTATAAGAGCCCACACCCGATTGGTCTGCAGCTATCCTGGCGGTATCATACCATTTACCGTTTACATAACGGAAAAAATTGTCGCCGGGTTTAATGGACTGATCAATACCGGCAACATCTACAAAGGTTTTTCTTTGCGCGATAGCGTTATTGGCAGCAGTAATAAGCGTGGCTGCTACAAGCAGGTTCAGGAATTTATTCATGACAAAAGATTTGCCTAAATATAGAAAAATAGCCAATGTATGTTAGCGCAATAGTCGGATGATCTCTATTTCGCTGTAGCGACGGTTGCTTTGTATCGCTTCAGAAGTTTATCAAGGTTGCCGTAATTGTACTGATGATTGCGCAGCGCTTCCAGTATCTCGGTATCGTCGCCCATGATCTCGCTCATCACATCTTCAAAATTCTGCGGGGTAAGTTCAGTCAATTCCGCGGTGGTTGCCCCAAAATAATAAGCAGTCCTCGAACTCCCACCATTGCCACCACCACCGATAGAGATGCCAAGGCCTGCGCCCCCGTACCCACCCCCGCCATAGCCACCGCCCCCGTAACCAACACCCAGTCCTGGTGAAAAGTGCACGCCTTTACCGCCACCGCTTCCGCGGCTGCCGCCACGATAAACGTAGAGTTTAAGCGGTTCATTGATCACTATTTTTACAAAATCGGTTTCGTTAGGCCATGTTTGGCCCATTGGCGGGTGTGCTACCGCGAAGCTGTCTGTACCGGCTACAAAGCCTTTAATGTCGCTGGCACTTAGCCTAACTTCCGGCGCGTTATCGCTTTCCTTATAGATGATGAAGCCTTCGTTCTTTATTGGCCCTTTACCTGACGGAGATGCCTGGATCAAACCTTCCAGCCGGTTGTTTTTTACATCGGTAAACGCCCCGCGCTGCCATTTTTGTGATTTTGCTGATACAACGGTCAGCATAAAAAATAAAATGAGTAAAATTGGTCGCAAAAGCTTGATCATAGACAAATAAACGAACTTTTATAACAATTATGATAACCGTCGACCTGCGTAGTGATACCGTAACCAAACCAACCCAGGGCATGCTGGAAGCCATGTGGAGCGCCAAAGTTGGTGATGATGTTTTTGGTGAGGATGAAAGCGTTAACGCGCTGGAGGAAAAAGCGGCGGCAATGTTCGGTATGGAGGCTGCCATTTTTTGCCCGAGCGGCACCATGACCAACCAGATAGCCATTAAATGTTTTACCCAACCTTTGGATGAACTCATTGCCGACCAGACCGCCCACGTTTACCGGTATGAGGGTGGGGGCATAGCGTTTAATTCGGCCGTGTCTACAAGGTTGCTAAATGGCTACCGCGGTATCCTGACCGCCGAAATGATAGAGCCGGAGATCAATGCCGAAAATATTCATTACCCGCATACTAGTTTGGTGGTTTTAGAGAACACCGTTAACAAAGGCGGAGGCAGCTGCTATACGCTGCAACAAATAGCGCCAATTGCGGAACTATGTAAAAAGTATAATTTAAAATTACACCTTGACGGTGCAAGGATATTCAACGCCTTGGCGTACACAGGCGACTCTGCCAAAGATTACGGCAAATATTTCGACGGTATTTCTGTTTGCCTGTCAAAGGGTTTGGGCGCGCCTGTAGGCTCGGTTTTTTTGGCTGACAAAGACACTATTAAGTATGCGCGCAGGCTAAGGAAGGTTTTTGGCGGAGGAATGCGCCAGGCCGGCTTTTTGGCGGCCGCGGCAAGCTATGCCCTGGATCGTCATGTCGACAGGTTAAAGATAGACCATGCCCACGCGCACACCCTGGCAGACGCACTGGCCAATTGCGGCTGCGTAACTAACGTAGTTCCCGTAGAGACTAACATTGTGCTTTTTGACACAGAACAGCCTGCAGAACAAATGCTGGCCAAATTAGAGTCAAAGGGTATTAAAGCAAATTCTACAGATAAACACCGCATCCGTTTTGTAACGCATCTGGATATTCACCCAGAGCAAATTGAGCATGTGGTGAAGGTGCTAGGAGAGATGTAAAAACTTAATGTTAAGGATGTTGTTATAGCGATATAACCGACATGAACCGTTTAGCTCAAAAACTCGAAAAAATTGGCCGCGACCCAAAAGTAACAGCGAAGGCTGTAGGCTTGCGGTACGTGTGCGACACCACTCCGGGCTATACCCGCAAAAAGTCGGGAAGCGGATTTACATTTTTAGATAAAGATGGTATAACTGTTAAGGACAAAGAGCTGATACAGCGCTTCAACAAACTGGTAATTCCGCCTGCTTACACAGACGTATGGATATCGCCATACGAAAACAGTCACTTGCAGTTCACCGGGAAAGATGCCGCCGGCCGCAAGCAATACCGCTACCACCCGCAGTGGAACCAAATACGGAACCAAAGTAAATACCACCGCCTGCAGGCCTTTGCAGACTGTTTACCGAAGATTCGCGAGCAGGTTGACAAAGACCTGGCTACACGAGGCATGGGGCATGATAAGGTAGTTGCGCTGGTGATCCGTGTGATGGAACTGACCAGCATCCGGGTGGGTAATGAGTCGTACAAAAAATTGTATGGTTCTTACGGACTTACCACGTTGATGGATAAACACGTAGCCATCAGCGGATCAAAAATGCACTTTGAGTTTAAAGGGAAAAAAGGCGTTTTCCATAAAATAGATCTGCAAAGTAAGAAGCTGGCCAAATTGGTTAAGCAATGCCGCGACATCCCGGGTAAAGAGTTGTTTCAGTACTACAATGATGACGGGTCGCGTTGCTCTGTCGATTCGGGAGACATCAATACTTACCTCAAAAATGTAACCGGCGAAGATTTTACTGCTAAGGATTTCCGTACCTGGAGCGGCAGCGTAAGCAGCCTTTACGCGTTCAAAGAAGCCGGCGAACCCGAAAATAAATCAGACTGTAAAAAGAAAATAGTTAGCGTATTAGATGAGGTTGCTTTAACCCTCGGCAACACCCGTACCGTTTGTAAGAAATACTACGTGCATCCAACCATCATTCAAAGCTACGAGGCCGGTACCTTATCTAAATATTTGGAGGGGCTCGATCCTGAAGATATGCACAAAGCGTCGGAATTAAGCCACGCGGAAAAGGCCTTGCTTAAAATACTTGATAATGAAAAGCTGGCCTTAGCAAGTTAATCGCATCGTGCATTAAACTTTCGTAAATTTTTTGTGTCATGATAATGTAATCCGGATTATATTTTATAGTTTAGATGTTTCAACGCATAAACTGATGAACGTTAACAAAAAAATGATCGCGGTACTTGGGTTCTCTGCAGTAATCGGCCTTTCGGCAATGACGGTTATGCAGCCCGGACAGCCAAGGGTAGACCCGCCTCTGCAAAACATTAAGGTCCTTTCAAAAAAACTTACTTATCGCCAGGTAGACCATATCATGGATGAGTGGGCGCATTCTTTAGGCGTGCGTTGTAACTTTTGCCACGCGCCAAATGAGCAGACCAAGAAAATGGATTTTGCCAGCGACGCCAAACCTGAAAAAGAAATGGCCCGCGAGATGTTTAAGATGACGGCAGAGATCAATAAAAAATATTTTAAGGCAGAAAAAGACTCGCTGGGTATGATCATGGAAAGCGGTGTCAACTGCTACACCTGCCACAATGGTAAGGCGCACCCCGAAGTTGTAGAGGCACCGGCTCCGCCGCGCCGCAATGGCCCTCCGGGCGGAACGCCGCCGGCAGGTGGAATGCCTCCTCCGGGTGGTAACCCGCCAACAACGCCGCCGGCAGGTACGCCGCCGGCTGGTTCTACACCGGCGCATAGCAGGTAGTCGACATATAAAACTTAGAAAGCACCGCTAAATGGCGGTGCTTTTTTGTTTAAGGTAGTGCAGTGGCGAAAATCAGTTTTCGAATTGTCTTAATTCCTGGCTCTTTATTCCTGGCTCTTTATTCCTGCGTCTCTTTCTTGTCTCTTGGTTCTTGTATCTTGATTCTTAGTCTTGGCTCTTGATTCTCAAATCTTATATTTGAAACTGTATGCAAAAAATTCTGGTAGCTAACCGCGGCGAGATCGCCATAAGGGTAATGCGCTCGGCGCGCGAAATGGGAATCAAAACTGTAGCCGTTTATTCGGCTGCCGACCGTACTGCGCCGCACGTACGTTATGCGGACGAAGCCGTTTTTATTGGCGAAGCACCTGCAAACCAGTCTTACCTGGTGGGCGAAAAGATCATTGACGCCTGCCGCCAAACAGGTGCAGAAGGCATCCACCCCGGCTATGGTTTCCTATCAGAAAATGCGGCGTTCGCACAAATGGTGCGCGAGGCAGGGCTTATTCTTATAGGCCCTTCGCCCGAGGCGATGGAGATCATGGGTAATAAACTATCTGCAAAAGCAGCTGCGTTGAAATACAATATCCCGATGGTGCCGGGTACTGAAGAAGCCATTACAGATGTTGCCGAAGCAAAGACACGGGCGATTGAAGTGGGCTTCCCGATACTGATCAAAGCGGCAGCGGGCGGCGGGGGCAAAGGGATGCGCATTGTAGATGCCCCTGCAGATTTTGAAGAGCAGATGCAGCTGGCCGTGTCAGAAGCAACCTCGGCATTCGGCGATGGCTCTGTATTTATCGAGCGTTATGTGTCTTCGCCAAGGCATATAGAGATACAGGTTTTGGGTGATACGCATGGTAACATCGTTCACCTTTTTGAGCGCGACTGCTCTGTACAGCGACGGCATCAGAAAGTAGTAGAGGAAGCGCCGTCATCTGTACTAACCCCCGCCATTCGCGCCGAAATGGGTCGATGCGCGGTTGAT
It encodes the following:
- the accC gene encoding acetyl-CoA carboxylase biotin carboxylase subunit; protein product: MQKILVANRGEIAIRVMRSAREMGIKTVAVYSAADRTAPHVRYADEAVFIGEAPANQSYLVGEKIIDACRQTGAEGIHPGYGFLSENAAFAQMVREAGLILIGPSPEAMEIMGNKLSAKAAALKYNIPMVPGTEEAITDVAEAKTRAIEVGFPILIKAAAGGGGKGMRIVDAPADFEEQMQLAVSEATSAFGDGSVFIERYVSSPRHIEIQVLGDTHGNIVHLFERDCSVQRRHQKVVEEAPSSVLTPAIRAEMGRCAVDVARSVNYTGAGTVEFIMDDDLNFYFLEMNTRLQVEHPVTELITGLDLVKEQIKVARGEALSFKQDELSITGHAMELRVYAEDPANNFLPDIGTLQTYKAPQGPGVRVDDGFEQGMEVPIYYDPMIAKLITYGSDRAEAIERMIRAIDEYQITGITTTLGFGKFVMQHEAFRSGKFDTHFVKKYFTPEKLVERNDDEELIAAVVMEKLLAAKPILTATLNQQKVASGWVRNRREYL
- a CDS encoding threonine aldolase family protein encodes the protein MITVDLRSDTVTKPTQGMLEAMWSAKVGDDVFGEDESVNALEEKAAAMFGMEAAIFCPSGTMTNQIAIKCFTQPLDELIADQTAHVYRYEGGGIAFNSAVSTRLLNGYRGILTAEMIEPEINAENIHYPHTSLVVLENTVNKGGGSCYTLQQIAPIAELCKKYNLKLHLDGARIFNALAYTGDSAKDYGKYFDGISVCLSKGLGAPVGSVFLADKDTIKYARRLRKVFGGGMRQAGFLAAAASYALDRHVDRLKIDHAHAHTLADALANCGCVTNVVPVETNIVLFDTEQPAEQMLAKLESKGIKANSTDKHRIRFVTHLDIHPEQIEHVVKVLGEM
- a CDS encoding c-type cytochrome; the protein is MNVNKKMIAVLGFSAVIGLSAMTVMQPGQPRVDPPLQNIKVLSKKLTYRQVDHIMDEWAHSLGVRCNFCHAPNEQTKKMDFASDAKPEKEMAREMFKMTAEINKKYFKAEKDSLGMIMESGVNCYTCHNGKAHPEVVEAPAPPRRNGPPGGTPPAGGMPPPGGNPPTTPPAGTPPAGSTPAHSR
- a CDS encoding DNA topoisomerase IB, whose translation is MNRLAQKLEKIGRDPKVTAKAVGLRYVCDTTPGYTRKKSGSGFTFLDKDGITVKDKELIQRFNKLVIPPAYTDVWISPYENSHLQFTGKDAAGRKQYRYHPQWNQIRNQSKYHRLQAFADCLPKIREQVDKDLATRGMGHDKVVALVIRVMELTSIRVGNESYKKLYGSYGLTTLMDKHVAISGSKMHFEFKGKKGVFHKIDLQSKKLAKLVKQCRDIPGKELFQYYNDDGSRCSVDSGDINTYLKNVTGEDFTAKDFRTWSGSVSSLYAFKEAGEPENKSDCKKKIVSVLDEVALTLGNTRTVCKKYYVHPTIIQSYEAGTLSKYLEGLDPEDMHKASELSHAEKALLKILDNEKLALAS